One Alligator mississippiensis isolate rAllMis1 chromosome 1, rAllMis1, whole genome shotgun sequence genomic window carries:
- the LOC106738015 gene encoding porwaprin-b codes for MKWSSLLVLAGLLALWARLQPASGQLVPGKPGMCLLNPMWCSKPQPNECSSDFQCRGRLKCCYWRCAWRCEEPVQVISRPSLRKRHREEQV; via the exons ATGAAGTGGAGCAGCCTCTTGGTGCTGGCGGGGCTCCTCGCcctctgggccaggctgcagcctgcgtctgggcagcttgttccag GGAAGCCCGGGATGTGCCTTCTTAACCCCATGTGGTGCAGCAAGCCCCAGCCCAATGAGTGCAGCAGTGATTTCCAGTGCAGGGGACGGCTGAAGTGCTGCTATTGGAGATGTGCCTGGCGCTGCGAGGAGCCTGTCCAAG tGATCTCCAGGCCAAGCCTAAGGAAGAGGCATCGCGAGGAGCAGGTCTGA